The following coding sequences are from one Xiphias gladius isolate SHS-SW01 ecotype Sanya breed wild chromosome 14, ASM1685928v1, whole genome shotgun sequence window:
- the espnlb gene encoding espin-like protein: protein MENSKPVKEVPPLPRHPVSLHVTSSSLTPNSTSKKQTTGSIQHVQVASSVVTSFNHLKPPERDLTLMSQMKSIKSLRHAGFTAVFTGQTRLDIEEALEEVPIFDVILADIDSLVPTHDEAGRPIAEWKRQVMVRQLQVRLQDEEEQRRQDMTNGYPPVDGWKYSQAHNAVLGPFGELLTEDDLVYLQQQIETVSLQKRCQAYELELTRLTEELRTILPDPIVNISLNKEVLQQMDAEGKMRLTLPVWCSRVSEIVKSMSLLVANLTQTTEDGGERRIVEGMMEEMKGLQGIKGSSGIDLGQGFVQQGQETVPAPVETSSGCRIPHIGMASAFSHRLETNSYSRARRERVEREIQQSGVSVRNLRSNFEGQIGGIYPFAGVLKGGQGLKNQVLASGGNKQDNSTGLNCELSHCETPKKLIPVMETTSLRKERIVVLFLSHWKKSAYAISVRAARHRQGQEAASGRATAAPPQQRITSMFQFCQQLGAVDKILNSWRNKLELKEGQKSCLSSSNSQNPLSQVTYSPEQFLPDVDGVAVSHDSLTLDLFMLGYFHILEQELLPEERKMRHLLCFEVFDHVGSFPWETVRDFHKAVLREIQAGSRQWSDGFEDIKVHFFGDSRPCCSPSLPPPSSSSSLLPDSRLVPKVVVQTATPDECSSETDFSCFNNEDICKYIDRSFAFWKEKEAELFDFEH from the exons ATGGAGAACAGCAAG CCAGTGAAAGAGGTGCCCCCCCTGCCGCGTCACCCTGTCTCACTTCATGTGacctcttcctctctgaccCCTAATTCcacttcaaaaaaacaaaccacaggcTCCATCCAGCACGTACAGGTGGCCTCCTCAG TGGTGACTTCGTTCAACCATCTGAAGCCTCCAGAGAGGGATCTCACCCTGATGTCTCAGATGAAGTCTATCAAGTCTCTGAGGCACGCGGGTTTTACTGCGGTCTTCACTGGACAAACG AGACTTGACATTGAGGAAGCTTTAGAGGAGGTACCAATCTTTGATGTGATCCTGGCCGACATCGACTCCCTGGTGCCCACTCACGATGAAGCCGGCCGTCCCATAGCAGAGTGGAAACGACAGGTGATGGTGCGGCAGCTGCAGGTCAGGCTGCAGGATGAGGAGGAACAGAGGAGACAG GACATGACTAATGGCTACCCACCAGTGGATGGCTGGAAGTACTCTCAAGCCCACAACGCTGTCTTGGGGCCTTTCGGTGAGCTCCTAACTGAGGACGACCTGGTGTATCTGCAGCAGCAGATCGAGACTGTTTCACTGCAGAAGCGCTGCCAGGCCTATGAACTGGAGCTGACTAGGCTGACTGAGGAGCTGAGGACCATTTTACCTGATCCCATTGTCAACATCTCCCTTAACAAAGAGGTCCTACAGCAGATGGACGCAGAGGGAAAAATGCGCCTGACTTTGCCGGTCTGGTGCAGTCGTGTTTCAGAGATTGTCAAGAGTATGTCTTTGCTGGTGGCTAATCTGACCCAAACCACAGAAGATGGGGGTGAGAGGAGAATAGTGGAAGGCATGATGGAGGAAATGAAGGGGTTGCAAGGAATAAAAGGTAGTTCAGGAATTGATTTAGGCCAGGGATTTGTGCAACAAGGCCAAGAAACGGTGCCAGCACCTGTGGAGACCTCTAGTGGATGTAGGATACCTCACATAGGTATGGCATCTGCTTTTAGCCATCGTTTGGAGACCAACAGCTACAGCAGAGCacggagagagagggtggagaggGAGATTCAGCAGTCTGGAGTGTCAGTCAGAAACCTCAGATCCAACTTCGAAGGTCAGATTGGTGGCATTTATCCCTTCGCTGGGGTTCTGAAAGGAGGCCAGGGGTTGAAGAACCAGGTACTGGCTTCAGGgggaaacaaacaagataacaGCACAGGCCTCAACTGTGAGTTGAGCCATTGCGAAACTCCTAAAAAACTTATACCTGTGATGGAGACTACCAGCTTAAGGAAAGAGCGCATAGTGGTGCTGTTCCTGAGCCACTGGAAGAAGTCTGCGTATGCTATTTCAGTGAGAGCAGCGAGACACAGACAGGGACAGGAGGCTGCATCAGGGAGAGCGACAGCAGCACCACCCCAACAGAGAATCACCTCCATGTTTCAGTTCTGCCAACAACTAGGTGCTGTGGACAAGATACTAAACTCCTGGAGAAATAAACTAGAACTCAAAGAGGGGCAAAAGTCCTGTTTGTCGTCCTCTAACTCCCAAAATCCACTCTCTCAAGTTACCTACTCCCCAGAGCAATTCCTGCCCGATGTGGACGGTGTTGCAGTGAGCCACGACAGCTTGACCCTTGACCTCTTCATGCTGGGATACTTCCACATCTTAGAGCAAGAACTGTTGCctgaggagaggaagatgaggcaTCTACTCTGCTTTGAAGTCTTTGACCATGTTGGCAGTTTCCCCTGGGAGACGGTGCGGGACTTCCACAAGGCCGTTCTCCGGGAAATCCAGGCCGGGAGCCGACAGTGGAGCGACGGCTTCGAGGACATCAAAGTTCACTTCTTTGGGGACTCAAGACCATGCTGCAGTCCATCATTACCACCaccgtcatcatcatcatcattgttgcCAGATTCCAGACTGGTACCCAAAGTTGTAGTTCAAACTGCTACTCCAGATGAGTGTAGCAGTGAGACAGACTTCTCCTGTTTCAACAATGAAGACATTTGTAAATACATTGACCGCAGCTTTGCTTTctggaaagagaaggaggcagagCTGTTTGATTTTGAACATTAG